A stretch of the Leptospiraceae bacterium genome encodes the following:
- a CDS encoding MBOAT family protein — MLFVTLSFLIFFLVVYVVYWTIAPGYRMNWLLAASIFFYSTWSIPFTIHFIGMIAVNYYLLEVYKVRKREWIFYLVQGINIGNLVFFKYFYFFANMAGQLLGMEFLEETNLRSLHKLAGYEIILPLGISFYTFQVMAYGFDLKRGSYTRNHSFKEVLLFITFFPQLIAGPIMRATELLPAIADYESLPMKEPSLEKIKLGLWYILIGVTKKLFIADKVGEILNSFVATTPTDHNPLGIWILCIAFIVMLYSDFSAYSDLARGLGFLLGFTIPVNFRAPFFMYSFTELWKKWHLTFAYWIRDYIFIPLGGSKEGEWRLYRNLIITFTLGGLWHGASYTFLIWGFLMGIFLSIEAFLLKRGYSELPANPILRVIRISVVWILYLSTGVFFFAPNWTWALLAIQQMFSFRINIPGLLSTSQIGIILLCFLIVLALQWLELKPENFKVLERWEKFLLPIFILILFVAITQMETPKKDFFYFQF, encoded by the coding sequence ATGTTATTTGTAACTTTATCCTTTTTAATTTTCTTCCTTGTAGTTTATGTAGTCTATTGGACGATTGCGCCCGGCTACAGGATGAACTGGCTATTAGCCGCTTCTATCTTTTTCTACTCTACGTGGAGTATACCATTTACGATTCATTTTATTGGAATGATAGCGGTAAATTACTATTTGCTGGAAGTATATAAAGTTAGAAAACGAGAATGGATTTTTTACTTAGTGCAAGGGATTAATATTGGAAACTTAGTGTTTTTCAAATACTTTTATTTCTTTGCGAATATGGCAGGTCAACTACTTGGAATGGAATTTTTAGAAGAGACAAATCTTAGGAGTTTACATAAATTAGCCGGCTATGAAATTATTCTACCACTTGGAATTAGTTTTTATACATTTCAAGTAATGGCTTATGGGTTTGATTTGAAACGAGGGTCGTATACTAGAAATCATAGTTTCAAAGAAGTATTACTTTTTATTACGTTCTTTCCTCAGTTGATTGCTGGTCCTATTATGAGAGCTACGGAGCTTTTGCCTGCAATAGCGGATTACGAGAGTTTGCCGATGAAGGAACCGAGTCTTGAAAAAATCAAATTGGGTCTATGGTATATTCTAATTGGTGTGACAAAGAAACTCTTTATTGCAGATAAAGTTGGAGAAATTCTAAATTCATTTGTAGCAACAACGCCTACAGACCATAACCCGCTAGGAATTTGGATTTTGTGCATTGCGTTTATTGTAATGCTTTACTCTGACTTTTCGGCTTATTCTGATTTGGCGCGGGGACTTGGATTTTTACTTGGTTTTACAATTCCAGTGAACTTCCGCGCTCCTTTTTTTATGTATTCTTTTACAGAACTCTGGAAAAAGTGGCATTTGACATTTGCCTATTGGATACGGGATTATATTTTCATTCCGCTAGGTGGAAGTAAAGAAGGCGAATGGCGACTTTATCGAAATCTAATTATCACCTTTACTCTGGGCGGACTCTGGCATGGTGCTTCGTATACATTTCTGATCTGGGGATTTCTAATGGGAATTTTTCTAAGCATAGAAGCATTTCTGTTAAAGAGAGGATATTCAGAATTACCTGCTAATCCAATTCTCAGAGTGATTAGAATTTCCGTTGTATGGATTTTATACTTATCAACGGGAGTATTCTTTTTTGCGCCAAATTGGACTTGGGCGCTACTTGCCATTCAGCAGATGTTTTCTTTTAGGATAAATATTCCAGGACTTTTATCTACAAGTCAAATCGGTATTATCCTACTTTGCTTTCTAATTGTTCTAGCCTTACAGTGGTTAGAGCTTAAACCGGAAAATTTTAAAGTCTTAGAACGATGGGAAAAATTTCTCCTACCAATTTTTATTCTCATTCTATTTGTTGCTATCACACAAATGGAAACTCCCAAGAAAGATTTTTTCTATTTTCAGTTTTAG